The Anaeromyxobacter sp. sequence CGACCGGCACGGCTTCTACCGGCACGTCCGCCAGGCGGCCCAGATGTGCCTGGGGGTGGTGCACGGCACCATGCTGCACGACGACGCCTTCGACTTCATCATGCTGGGCGTCTACCTGGAGCGGGCCGGCCAGACCGCCCGCATCCTCGACGTCCACCACCACGCCCTGTCGCGCATGGCGGCCCACCAGGTGGTGGAGGTGGCCCTCTGGCTGGCGCTGCTGCGCGCCTGCTCGGGCTTCGAGCCGTTCATGAAGCGCTTCCAGGGCAAGGCCTCGCCCGGGGCGGTGGCCCGCTTCCTGGTGCTGGACGCCCGCTTCCCACGCTCGGTGAACCACTGCCTCCACCTGGCCGCCAAGCGGCTGGCGCGGGTGCGGGCCGCCGACGCCGACCTGCGCGGCCAGAGCCTGTCGCGCCTGCGGGCCCTGGAGTCCTGGGTGGTGGACGAGGCCGGGGCCCACGTGGACGCCGCCGAGCTGCACGAGCTGCTGACCCATGTGGTGGACGAGACCCACGCCATCACGGTGGACATCGGCAAGGAGCTGTTCGGGTACGCCGCGCCGGATGCGGCCGCGGCCGCTCCGGGGTAGATTCCCCGGTCAATGCCCAACCTCTTCGCCATGTCCTTCGAGGGCGAGCTCGCGCCCTCCTTCGACCTGCGCTGCCTGCAGCCCGGCCGGACCCTGCCCGACGGGTGGGGCATCGGCTACTACCCGGGCGGCGAGCCCTCCGCCACCGTGCTCAAGGAGCCGGCCCCGCCGGTGGGCTCCATCCGCTCCGAGCTGATCCGGGCCTGGGAGCACCTGGAGTCGTCGCTCTTCGTCATCCACATCCGCACCGCCACCTGGGGCGCGCCCACCGACGCCAACACCCAGCCCTTCTCCCGGGCCTGGGGGCGCCGCGACTGGCTCTTCGCCCACTCCGGCAGCCTGCGCGAGCGCCCGCTCTCGCGCCCCCACCAGCCCTTCGAGCCCATCGGCTCCACCGACACCGAGGCGGTGCTGTGCGAGCTGCTGGGGCGCCTGGCCGAGCGCGGCTGGGCCTCCATCGGCGAGGCCGACCCCGAGGTCCTGCTGGGCTGGTTCTCCTCCCTCAACGAGCTCGGCACGCTCACCTCGGTGCTGACCGACGGCCACGACCTGCTGGTCTACGCCGACCGGGACCCCGAGGCGCGCGGCGTCTACGTGCGCGAGGTGCTGCCGCCCTACTCGCTGCTGCGGCTCACCGACCAGGACCTGGTGGTGGACCTCACCTCGCGCGGCCCCAAGAGCCGCAAGGGGGTGCTGGTCTCCTCCGAGCCGCTCCTGGTGGAGGGCGAGTCGAGCGGCCAGTGGCGCCGCCTGCCGCCCGGCACGCTGCTGACGGTGCGCCAGGGGGCCATCCGGGACGTGCGGCGCGCCGCCGGCGGCCCCGGCCTGCAGCTGCCACTGGCGCCCGACTTCGTCCAGGCGCCCCAGATGATCCGGCCGGGGCGGGCCCCGGTGCGCCGCTACGACATCACCCACCGCACCACCTACCGGTACGAGAAGCCGGTGGAGCGGTCGATGCACCTCTTCCGGCTGCAGCCGCTGCACGACCAGCTGCAGACGCTGATCTCCAGCCACCTGGCCATCTCGGTGGGCGGCAACTGGCGCAGCTACGAGGACGTCTTCGGCAACCCGACCCGGCGCCTGGTGGTGGAGACCCCCTTCGACGAGATGGTGGTGGAGGCCCGCTCCACCGTCGAGGTGCTGGACTGCGACCCGCTGTCGTACCGGCCGCTCCGGGCCCGCACCAGCATCCCGCTGGTCTGGATGCCCTGGCAGCGCCAGGTGCTGGGGCCGTACCTGCTGCCGGAGGAGCTGCCGGAGAGCGAGCTGCACGAGCTCATCGAGTACGCCATGAGCTTCGTGAAGCGGAACGACTACGACCTGCTGGAGACGCTGCTCGACCTCAACGCCTCCATCCACCGCGAGTACCACTACGTGCCCGGCGCCACCACCCTGCTGACCACGCCCTTCGAGACCTACGTCAACCGCCAGGGCGTCTGCCAGGACTTCACCAACCTCTTCATCTGCCTGGCGCGGCTGCTCTCGGTCCCGGCGCGCTACGTCTGCGGCTACCTCTACACCGGCCCCAAGCACGCCAACGCGGCCATGGGCGAGGCCAGCCACGCCTGGGCGCAGGTCTACCTGCCCGAGGTGGGCTGGCGCGGCTTCGACCCGACCAACGGGGTGGTCACCCAGACCAACCACGTGCGGGTGGCGGTGGGCCGCTCCTGGCGCGACGCCACCCCCACCTCCGGCACCATCTACGTGGGCGGGGCCGGCGAGACCCTCGAGGTGGACGTGCGGGTGGAGCCCAGCCTCACGACACCGTGAGCGCAGGCCTGGGCGGCGGCGGGTCGCGCCACCCGGCCCGCTCCAGCGCCGCGGCGCACGGCAGCGCCACCAGCCGCACGTAGCCGCGGTCCTCGGCCGGCAGGGGACGTGCCTGGGCGAAGGCCACCAGCAGCACGCCCAGGGTGCGGCCACCCACCAGCAGCGGCACCAGCGCGCAGGCGCCGATGCCGGCCAGGCGGCGCTGCTCGGTGAGGAGCGGCCAGCGGGCGTCGAAGGCCTGGCCGTCCTCCAGCCAGAGGGCCTTGCCGGTGCGGGCCACCTCGGCCACCGGGTGGTGGGCGTCCACCGAGAGGGGCGCCGTCACCTCGGGCCCGCCGCCGCAGGCGTGGCCGCTGGAGGCCACCCGCCGCACCCGCTCGGCCCCGTCGAGCGCGTGCAGCTCCACCACGCTGGCCCCGATCACCTCCAGCGCCCGGGCCGCCGCCGCGGCCACGTCGCCGCTGGTCACGGCGCCGGAGAGCGCCGCCGCCGCGGCGTGCATCGAGGCCATGCGGCGGTTGAGCCGGTCCTGCGCCTCGAAGAGCCGGGCCCGCTCCAGCGCCTGGGCGGTCTGCTGCGCCAGCGCCATGGCCAGCAGCCGGTCCTCCGACGCCAGGCGGGTGCCCTGGGCGAAGGCGAAGGAGAGGCAGCCCAGGGTCCGCCCCTGGGCCACCAGCGGCACCGCCACCACCGCCCCATCGCCCCGGCGGGCCCGGTGGGACTCCAGCTCCGGGTAGGCCACGGCGAAGGCCTCCGGGGTCTCCAGCCAGATGGGGCGGGCGCGGCGGGCCGCGTCGGTGGACGGCGAGGCGACCTCCAGGGAGCGCCGGGCCAGCGTGGCCTCCAGCGCGGGATCGAGGCCGTGGCCGAAGAGGAGCTCGAGGTGCTGGCCGTCGGCCGAGGCGAGGAACAGCGCGCCGCTGGTGGCGCCCAGGCCCAGCAGCGACCGGAAGACCACCGCCGCCACCTCGCGCGGCACCAGCGCCGCCGAGAGCGCCGCGGTGGTCTCCTGCAAGGCGCCGATGCGGCGGGCCTGGGCCTGCTGGGTGGCGAACAGGCTGGCCCGCTCCAGCGCCTGGGCGCACAGCCGGGAGACCGCCACCACGAAGGCGCGCTCGTCGCGATCGAAGGCGCGCGGCGCGGAGAAGCGCAGGCCCAGCGCCCCGCGGGGCCGGCTCACCGCCAGCGGCAGCCCCACCCAGGCCTGGTCGCCGATCTGCCGGATGCCGGCCTCCAGCCCCGGGTAGCGGGCGATCATGGCCGCCTGGTCCTCCAGCCAGACGGGCACGCCGTCGCGCCAGGCCTCCGCGGCCGGCAGCGGCTGGCGGCGCTGCAGCTCGCGCAGGGCCGCCAGCTCGGCCTGGTCCAGGCCGGTGGCGTGCACCAGCTCGAGCACGCCTGGCTCGTTCTCCCAGTAGATGGTCCCGGCCTGCGCGCCCACCGCGCCCAGCCCCTCGAGGAAGATGGCCCGCGCCACCTCCTCGGGGGTCACCGCGGCCGACAGGGCGGCGGTCAGCTCCTGCAGCCGCCCCAGCCGCTCGAGCTGGACGAGGGCCACCGAGGGCCCGGATGTGCGCGCGCGTCGGGACACGTGGTCGTGGCTACCACGACGTGGTACCGGCGCGTCAGCCCGCTTGGTGGGGGCGGCGCGTCCGTTCCGTATCTAGAATGCGGGACATGACCTCACGGAGCCGCAGCCGCCTCGCCCGCCCCGCCGCCCTCGCGGCCGCGCTCGCCCTGACCCTCGGCTGCCTGGCGCCAGGGCCGGCCCAGGCCGCCCGGAGGAAGAAGGGGCACCCGGCCAGCGTGCTGCTCGACGGCCAGGAGACCCGGGTGCGCTGGACCGACGGCGACTCCTTCCAGGTGGACTCGGGCCCGCTGCGCGGCTTCTCCACCCGGCTGCTCGGCTACAACACGCTGGAGGCCTTCGG is a genomic window containing:
- a CDS encoding class II glutamine amidotransferase; translated protein: MPNLFAMSFEGELAPSFDLRCLQPGRTLPDGWGIGYYPGGEPSATVLKEPAPPVGSIRSELIRAWEHLESSLFVIHIRTATWGAPTDANTQPFSRAWGRRDWLFAHSGSLRERPLSRPHQPFEPIGSTDTEAVLCELLGRLAERGWASIGEADPEVLLGWFSSLNELGTLTSVLTDGHDLLVYADRDPEARGVYVREVLPPYSLLRLTDQDLVVDLTSRGPKSRKGVLVSSEPLLVEGESSGQWRRLPPGTLLTVRQGAIRDVRRAAGGPGLQLPLAPDFVQAPQMIRPGRAPVRRYDITHRTTYRYEKPVERSMHLFRLQPLHDQLQTLISSHLAISVGGNWRSYEDVFGNPTRRLVVETPFDEMVVEARSTVEVLDCDPLSYRPLRARTSIPLVWMPWQRQVLGPYLLPEELPESELHELIEYAMSFVKRNDYDLLETLLDLNASIHREYHYVPGATTLLTTPFETYVNRQGVCQDFTNLFICLARLLSVPARYVCGYLYTGPKHANAAMGEASHAWAQVYLPEVGWRGFDPTNGVVTQTNHVRVAVGRSWRDATPTSGTIYVGGAGETLEVDVRVEPSLTTP
- a CDS encoding alpha-E domain-containing protein, giving the protein MISRVADHLFWLGRYLERAESSARVCLVTRNLALDGELEPRQAWQPAVIVSGEEEAFRALHGDAAFADGELVQHHLTWQEENLGSLVRSVAAARENARSIRDQVSLETWEAVNELHLYMSGPGRQVYRDDRHGFYRHVRQAAQMCLGVVHGTMLHDDAFDFIMLGVYLERAGQTARILDVHHHALSRMAAHQVVEVALWLALLRACSGFEPFMKRFQGKASPGAVARFLVLDARFPRSVNHCLHLAAKRLARVRAADADLRGQSLSRLRALESWVVDEAGAHVDAAELHELLTHVVDETHAITVDIGKELFGYAAPDAAAAAPG
- a CDS encoding GAF domain-containing protein; this encodes MALVQLERLGRLQELTAALSAAVTPEEVARAIFLEGLGAVGAQAGTIYWENEPGVLELVHATGLDQAELAALRELQRRQPLPAAEAWRDGVPVWLEDQAAMIARYPGLEAGIRQIGDQAWVGLPLAVSRPRGALGLRFSAPRAFDRDERAFVVAVSRLCAQALERASLFATQQAQARRIGALQETTAALSAALVPREVAAVVFRSLLGLGATSGALFLASADGQHLELLFGHGLDPALEATLARRSLEVASPSTDAARRARPIWLETPEAFAVAYPELESHRARRGDGAVVAVPLVAQGRTLGCLSFAFAQGTRLASEDRLLAMALAQQTAQALERARLFEAQDRLNRRMASMHAAAAALSGAVTSGDVAAAAARALEVIGASVVELHALDGAERVRRVASSGHACGGGPEVTAPLSVDAHHPVAEVARTGKALWLEDGQAFDARWPLLTEQRRLAGIGACALVPLLVGGRTLGVLLVAFAQARPLPAEDRGYVRLVALPCAAALERAGWRDPPPPRPALTVS